A genomic region of Arvicola amphibius chromosome X, mArvAmp1.2, whole genome shotgun sequence contains the following coding sequences:
- the LOC119805555 gene encoding transcription elongation factor A protein-like 5, whose amino-acid sequence MEKFYKENEGKPENKGRAEDEGNPEERGNADEDKSDAGGKPARQGKLEEEGGPGEQGQQKAEGKPENQGKSEGEGKPASEAQAAEKRPAEDYVPRKAKRKTDRGTDDSPKRSQEDFQERHVSSEEMMRECADVTRAQEELRKRQRMGGFPWMPRDAAQDAVVPRGQRGVRGVRGGGGRGQKDLEDAPFV is encoded by the coding sequence ATGGAAAAGttctacaaagaaaatgaaggaaagccAGAAAACAAGGGAAGGGCGGAAGATGAAGGAAATCCAGAAGAACGAGGAAATGCAGACGAAGACAAGTCAGACGCAGGCGGGAAGCCTGCACGCCAGGGGAAgctagaggaggagggagggccagGTGAACAGGGACAACAGAAAGCTGAGGGAAAGCCAGAAAATCAGGGAAAGTCTGAAGGGGAGGGCAAGCCAGCCAGCGAGGCGCAGGCCGCAGAAAAGCGCCCTGCTGAAGATTACGTGCCCCGGAAAGCCAAGCGAAAAACAGACAGGGGGACAGACGATTCTCCCAAGAGGTCCCAGGAGGACTTCCAGGAAAGGCATGTCAGCAGTGAGGAGATGATGAGAGAGTGTGCAGATGTGACGAGGGCGCAGGAAGagctgaggaagaggcagagaatggGAGGTTTTCCCTGGATGCCGAGAGATGCTGCGCAGGATGCTGTAGTCCCCAGGGGCCAACGGGGAGtcaggggagtgaggggaggaggaggcaggggccaGAAGGACTTGGAAGACGCTCCCTTTGTTTAA